ctatctggctatgggatactcctctttcaagtaaaaggccctttgtgaagttcctaagatctgtggttcgtcatgtgagttgagagggggttttgtaagcactctcagagaattcatttatagacactgaattgatctgagagtcacagggctatgatGAAGCTCATATGATTAAAGATGAAGTTTAAATAActgactggtgtgtggtttgctctctcatcatttggtaatacaggaaattaccacgacagtagtactttcaagtatttttatttaGGTACTTCACcactgtgtgtttttttgtttatgaaCTTAAATTTTAACAATTGCAATTTCATGTGTTTGTTTTGTCCATACAGATTATCTGCACTACATCAACAAGTCCAAGAGCTGGATCAATGCCATGGAGTTCTGCAGAAGCCGTGGCTCCAAGTCCAACCTGGTGCACATCACCAACCAGACTGTGCATGCTGACGTGACCCAGCTCATTGCCAATGTGGAGCTGGCATGTGGGGGGGTGTGGATTGGTCTGGAGCGGTCCATCTTTGAGTGGAACGCCCCCTGGCTGTGGACCAGTGGTGATGTTGATAAGGTGGTGAAGTACAGCGAGTGGCATAGTTGCTTCCCCCTCAACCCCATCAATTACCATTGTGGTAAGATGGTCCGGGTTGGTAACGGAGAATTGAAGTGGCTGGATGCTTCCTGTCATCAGGAATTACCCTTCATATGTCAAGGTACATTGCTCAACTTTGGAGCTCCTATTTTAGGGCTTGTTCTGCGAGGTGGGATATTCAAAATGCTGCAGATAGACAAATATTACATAGAACTGTCATGGTTTACTGCAGAATAGAGATGTCTTGACTGTCATGTCATCTCTATGCAATGTATTACTTTATGCAATGCTCTGATTATTCCTCCCTATTGAATAAGGCTCAACCCATATCCCAGAAACCCCCTCTCTACAGTTGGCTACTATCTGCATTGCTCTTTCCTCCCTTTAACTCCCTCCCGTTTACAGTCTAGACTCACTCTACTAGTAATAGTCTTTAGAATGAGCCAAAACATAATGGCAAGGCCTGGACGTATAAGATACATCAATGTCCTCTAATCCTGTATATTATGTTTCAAAAGATCTCCGCTAGAGGGCTCTACATGGCAGCATGGACAGTCTGCAGCCAGACACCACACTGATCTACCAGAGAGACTTCCACACTCATGGTCTGGAAGGAACCTGCATTTCAATTCATTATATTTTACACCAATATAACTATTACTATTAATAGGACTTTTTATTGTCATATTTTACATGATATTACTTAATGATACTGCACTTAAATAGACTGACTCATTAGCATTGTTATTTGACCTATAGTTTACTGTAATACTTTGATTGTTTTAAAATAGAGTAAAGAAAGGGAAAGTAAAAGGTATTAACTGAACATGTACTATTTAACTCCTGTGTGATATGTACTGTTTCAGAACGCTATTTAGTTAGAATgtaattattgttattttgtatttcctTTCGTCTCTGTTCTGATTAAACATCCATTTACAGTTTGTTCAGTGTGGAATTTCATTCTTCATAGAAAGTGAATTGAGTGATTAAAATGGTCATAATATAACCTTATTATTTGAGAGGTGTTCAGTGATCTCTAGCCTAAATTGACtttatgattattttcatcaggaCTGAAGGAGTCCATCTCAACTGCCAGGGACAATGAACCTGGTATCTCAGAAAACAGCTGAGATGTCTGTGACATCTGTAATGTTGACATACAATTGCACTGATGGGCTATATTTATGCAACACTGCTCTCCAAACCATAAAGTCAAATCTGTTTCCCAGGTGCAGCCCCTGATCTCTTCAGCCAGCAGTCCTTGGATGAGTCCTTCGGTGATGTCTGAGCAGTCGACCCATGTGGACCTATGCTTACATACTGTttggttctgagaatatgaaatatacttattcatgtcactgaggaaGAGCGGGTAAgatttacattatgtcagaataTGTTATTTCTGACATAATGGATCAGGGATCCTATGGGAGGGATCCTATGGGAGGAGATGAGACACTGTCTGGTACCAGTCACCATAACATCTGTGAGTTGGGTAGGAGTGAGCACGTTTGGGCAGAGGCCAGATGAAGTGAGGACGAACatatcactaaggttctgtctagcaacagagatgcattggcttttcagatgtgtaggaggagactcagcatagTTAAATAgcagtgcttgtgtgaatatgTTGGATAATGTAGCTGTATTGAgcctctgggaagaataaacttggtttagcTTTCATAGTGTCCGTTGAGTTTATACTCTGAAAATTACAACCTAACAATACTATATCCTTAATGCTTTAGTGTAAATCAATCGGATATTGTTATATTGAGCACAGACAATCAGCCTCAACTGGGTGGCAGTAACTGCTGCTCTCTGACCTGTAAGGGCCATGGACAGACTGAACACTCCTCACTGGACAAGAGACTGCTCTCTGAAGAGATCGTTCCTTTGACCTGGAAGTAAGACtataatctttttttattttacgtATATATGTTTTATAAACAGAGAGGATGACAGTCGGTTAAGATAGACAGAGGTTGCATCAAAAGGCACTAGGGCAGATTCAAATCTACGATGACACCTTACATGTTCCAGAGGCTGTGGCATTACCACTAGACAGGACAGGCCACAAGACTGCCATCTTATTGGGGTTTATATCTGTAAGACAGGTGCAGGGATGGCATTATAGCACCAGTAGGGTGCCACATTAACAATTACTGTCAGATGCTGGACACAGCGATGCTTCGTGTTGTCTAATCCACTGTCAGATGCCAACTTTCTCTCGCCACTCTCACTAGGGATTAATGCAAATGTGTGTTCATGTGGATAATAGTTCCATTCTAAGTTCCAAAGTAAttcacattcttcaaaggacattGAAAGAAAAGgtacatttttttgtaaataagCTGAATTTCCTTTGTGTGGATGTCTCATCTAGAAAAGAGAATGAAGCAGACCATTGTAAGGATGTCTTTGAAATCTAACTCAGGAGCTGACCTCAATGACCCAGTGGTGAAGAAACAGATGttggagcaggtacagtagtcCTACATCTCCCACATCAGAAATCAACGTCATGCTCACTCATTTCACTCTTCTCATATGATCTCAAGTTTATATTGATCATTTTAAACAACTGAATTGCTTGATTAAAATAGGAAGATGTCTGGCTTTGATCATATCTCTTAGATAAGAAAAGAGTTTGCGAAGAACATGAACTTCATCCAAGGTTTTTTGGAAAACAGTTGAACTTGGAAGTCCTGAAGAAGGTAAGCACATTTTTTGCGTCACAGTTTTGAAAACGTCCCTCCTTATGTTAAGTCTGTTGTTCAGAGTCCCTTGTACAGTGTGTTGTTAGGTTTTGACAGTATGGAAATGAAGTAAGGTGTTCATGAACTAATTCCAGTGAGAGTCTTTGTActgttgtgtttgttttcttAGGTCAGTGTGGGTCTGGATGAAGAGGACCAACCATGATGATGCaacaggagagggatggaaggtcCAAGAAAACCACAtgatgtattatataccttaaAACACATAATACAATATTATTTTAGTTAATGTTATTCAAGTTATGATAGTTTGATTTGCCTTATGAAATAAACATATTAAGTAAATGTACATTAGGATAGATTTTACAATGTTTTACTATTGGAACATAAAATTATAATATATGATTTTTGTTAGTGTATGAATGTAATGTCATAATGTTGTACATAAGGACAATTTGATAAGAGAAGATGAATAAAAAGGAAATTTGTGGTGTTTCAAGTTTGCAATTAAAAACATGTATGGTGGCAGTGAGGGATTGTCAGAGTGTAAAAGTCTTCATAAGGATGTGACACACTCACTCATGGATGTAACTGTTGACATTCTGACATAAAATATGCTTGATTAGTGACATCAGTATTATCATTATTTTCACCCTCCAGCAAGAATGGTGAGTTGGGGACACAAATCACAACGTAGAAGTACGTGCCCACTTCCATGTGGCATGGTTCAGAGAACTGtaaagatggagacagagagaatgttGTGGGTGTGACAGAATGACACTATCCATGTTCTGAACCTAATCAACGTTTGTATATCATAGTTTTCCCTGGTGTGATGGTTTGTTGACTGTGTCAGCTATTACAGTCATAAACACTGGCTCATGGATAGCAGGGGAGAAGTGTGGGGTTCTTGCCCTTATTCATGTAGTTGATGGCTGTTACACATAAATCAACTTGATAAACCAAGTCATCATGTAGGCCTAGTTATTTAGCAAATGCTTTTATCCAAATTGAAAGAGACCAGGAAGTTAAACCACATCCTAACTACTTGTAACGTAGCACTGAACTCCAACCAAATAAGCTATCAGTATGGACTACAACGTGTCCGTACCAGGAACTATGGGCTCTTGTACATCCTGAATTACGTTGCACTTTGTTTACACAATTGGAGATTAGGCTGCCATAGCCCTGCAGGTACCACATAGAAAACAGGATTTTAATTACAATGCATTGAGTTGTAGGAAGGTGACCTGATTTGCCTGGCACTGGGAGAACTCACTGACACAGGTTACAATGATATTTggtgttttctatgtttctttaacCACATATCTTCACGTCTCGTCAATCAGACGTCAGTGGATATATTACTGAACCAGCCTCTTTAGTGAAGCCCATGTCCAGTGGAAATAATAATGAATTGATTCCTATTCACCAAATGTACTGCAAATTATTGTCACAAATGTGAACTTGATACACTAACAGAAATGTACATGTGATCAAGTAACatagatgtactgtatgtctaacaCTGTTTAAAGTTCAATGTAATAACAGAGAAAATACATTGGGTCTTTTGGTCGGTGTTGTTGATgtggagggaggggttggagCTGAAGTTTTAGCATCTCCTGGGTGTGTTCACCTGgtcagcagagagggaggagagaaactctagaaactcctctctctttcccctgtctCGGCATCTCACAACCAAACTATGGGGAGGGAAGAGGACAGCTAACTGGGTAGGTGTGCCATCATTTTAAGTTGCATTATAAAAAAATGTCCCGATATGTTGAAACACTGTGCTTTTCATTGAAGAGGTAATAATTCAGATATGTTTAGCGCCTTTTGTAACTTACTGTTTGAAATTATTTGAGTGGTGCCCTTTTCTTAGTATTCTGTGTATTTGAATGAAGTTAAGACTCACTAAACTCTGAAAGGGGCGGACTGGCCGTCTGGCAGTTGCCCGAATttccagatgggctggtccactTTTAGCCAAGTGGGCTGGTCCATTTTTAGCCAAGTAGCCTGGTCCACTTTTAGCCAAGTAGGCTGGTCCACTTTTAGCCAAGTAGGCTGGTCCACTTTTAGCCATGTGGGCTGGTTCACTTTTAGCCAAGTAGACTGGTCCACTTTTAGCCAAGTGGGCTGGTCCACTTTTAGCCAAGTAGGCTGGTCCACTTTTAGCCATGTGGGCTGGTTCACTTTTAGCCAAGTAGGCTGGTTCACTTTTAGCCAAGTGGGCTGGTACACTTTTAGCCAAGTAGGCTGGTTCACTTTTAGCCATGTGGGCTGGTCCACTTTTAGCCAAGTAGGCTGGTTCACTTTTAGCCATGTGGGCTGGTCCACTTTTAGCCAAGTAGGCCTGTCTAAGGTATTCGTTTTACGTGGAAAATGATaattatctggctaataatggggGCCGTAAGGTTTAAATAATGGGC
Above is a genomic segment from Oncorhynchus clarkii lewisi isolate Uvic-CL-2024 chromosome 33, UVic_Ocla_1.0, whole genome shotgun sequence containing:
- the LOC139393341 gene encoding alpha-N-acetylgalactosamine-specific lectin-like — encoded protein: MEFCRSRGSKSNLVHITNQTVHADVTQLIANVELACGGVWIGLERSIFEWNAPWLWTSGDVDKVVKYSEWHSCFPLNPINYHCGKMVRVGNGELKWLDASCHQELPFICQDLR